One stretch of Thermofilaceae archaeon DNA includes these proteins:
- a CDS encoding ferritin produces MNDFNRQLNQELRNAYLYLSMAAYFESVTLPGFAHYFTVQAREELEHAMKFYRFMVDRGWSVELQEIPKPKTRWASVLEAAEDFLNAEVENTKRIWRMVDLARQAGDKAAESFLKWFVDEQVEEEKNASELLARVKLVKDHPAGLLALDRMLAERK; encoded by the coding sequence GTGAACGATTTTAATAGGCAGTTGAACCAGGAGCTGAGGAACGCTTACCTTTACCTATCGATGGCCGCCTACTTCGAAAGCGTTACGCTACCCGGTTTTGCCCACTACTTCACGGTGCAAGCTCGTGAGGAGCTTGAGCACGCGATGAAGTTCTACCGCTTCATGGTGGATCGGGGTTGGAGCGTTGAGCTGCAGGAGATCCCGAAGCCGAAGACAAGGTGGGCCAGCGTGCTGGAGGCGGCTGAGGACTTCCTCAACGCTGAAGTCGAGAACACGAAGAGGATTTGGAGGATGGTGGATTTGGCGAGGCAGGCTGGCGATAAAGCTGCAGAAAGCTTCCTCAAGTGGTTCGTTGACGAACAGGTGGAAGAGGAGAAGAACGCCAGCGAACTACTGGCAAGAGTAAAGCTCGTGAAAGACCACCCTGCCGGCCTCCTCGCGCTCGATAGAATGCTAGCTGAAAGGAAGTGA